tttgatattttcattttttgcccTAAAAGgattttcatgagaaaaaaaaataaatattttagaattttttgattgtaattttttttaaacattttatacgttaaacgttgattcttaacatttatttaatatttgttaatattattttcaaaattgaacataaaaattttaaaaataaaaaaaaaaaaattttttttgatcacgtgacctaaaaaattttttttctacatttcgatagaaaatgtctttttaagacaaatttattttgttttttgtaatattttatcgtaatcgaaaaattttcaattacaaaaaattcgaaaatttagatgaaaaatcttttgagtcacgtgaccaaaattattattttttctcaaatttttattttgtaaaattttatttcaattttgacttgaaattttcaaaaatttaacgtttaacgtttaaaaatttaaaaaaaaagtattaaaagaaattaaaataattaaaattaaaaatttaatttaatttaaaattaaataatttttatttttttttcttttatcaaattatcatgcgaaatttattttttttaataaacaggCCCGTCATCCATGTCATCTTCCTCGTTGAACGCTTCGCCATTGTCGAAGTAATTGTTCCCATAGTCGTTCTCGTCATCCATTTCATTGTCAAATTGTTCACTTCCCGCATCTTCTTCCTCTTCACTTTCCATTTCGTCTTTTATCTTCGGTTCTTCCTTGACTTTTATCATTTCTTTCTGTTCCAACATTTTCAGTCGCGTTTCCAAGTCGaaatctttactttttttcactgCATTTCCTCCGTCGTTCggtaatttgtgttttttcgtaaaattaggACGAAGTTCTGCTGGCATGTGACTGTAAACGAAATTTGCTTTTGGTTTTTCGCTCGCTCCAATGATGTTATCAgaagtttttgacaaataatacGGCGTTTCTTTCATCTCGAAGATGAATTGTTCATCCCAAAACATCTTGTCGCTCGTGTatgaagttatttttaactttaccgGCTTCGAAAGTAATGGAGGAAATAAAGGCGGAGGACCTGCTTGAACTGGCATgtctaaaaaagtaaaaaattattgagaattttgttaaaatttgcaaatttatgatatttaccTTTGTTATTTGACACTCCGAAGGCATGTAGTTGATCTGGAGTAAAAGATGAGTTGCCAGGTCGACTTCTGTTTGCCATTTTATTGctatttatctaattttattcattaaaaagaaCAGCGATGAACTCGAGGCACTGAAATAACGTGAAACACgatgtaaacaaacaaaaacagggtgaaaaaaaagttacgtcAAACACATTTCAAGTTGAGacgaattaaattgataaaacagCTGATCTGCaccagcatgcaaaaaaaaatt
The sequence above is drawn from the Culicoides brevitarsis isolate CSIRO-B50_1 chromosome 1, AGI_CSIRO_Cbre_v1, whole genome shotgun sequence genome and encodes:
- the LOC134830821 gene encoding DNA-directed RNA polymerase III subunit RPC7; the protein is MANRSRPGNSSFTPDQLHAFGVSNNKDMPVQAGPPPLFPPLLSKPVKLKITSYTSDKMFWDEQFIFEMKETPYYLSKTSDNIIGASEKPKANFVYSHMPAELRPNFTKKHKLPNDGGNAVKKSKDFDLETRLKMLEQKEMIKVKEEPKIKDEMESEEEEDAGSEQFDNEMDDENDYGNNYFDNGEAFNEEDDMDDGPVY